Below is a genomic region from Isosphaeraceae bacterium EP7.
AGGCCACGGCTACGTCAGCCTCCACGGCGGGGACAACGCCGCCCCCGACTGGGTTCCCGAGTGGCGAGAGATGCTCGGCGGCGTGTTCTCGCACGACACCCAGGGGGGCAAGTACCCCGATTCCAAGACCCGCAAAGGCCAATATCGGATCAAGATCGCCAATCCCGATCACCCGGTCACGAAGGGCCTGACCGACTTCGACCTGTCTGATGAGCTTTACTACAAGCTCCAGTTGGTGCCCGGCGGTATCCAACCCCTGGCCACCACCGAATTCGAGGGTCAGGCCTGGCCCGTCGCCTGGGTCCGCGAATACGGCAAGGGGCGCGTCTTTCATACCCCGCTGGGCCACCGCGATTTCGGCCCGGGCAAGGCCGATCCGCTGCATACGCCCGAGTTCGCCAGGCTCCTGGTCCAGGGGCTGACCTGGACCGTGGATTC
It encodes:
- a CDS encoding ThuA domain-containing protein, which codes for MPFARVMALSVFLAFAGICPAYAQKKAPDGAKVLMLSGGARQHHGYRDQAFYLANLLEDTGRFQVTIAEDAEILVTPALGKYDALIMMTDRRDPEFKLTLPQQHALLDYVKAGHGYVSLHGGDNAAPDWVPEWREMLGGVFSHDTQGGKYPDSKTRKGQYRIKIANPDHPVTKGLTDFDLSDELYYKLQLVPGGIQPLATTEFEGQAWPVAWVREYGKGRVFHTPLGHRDFGPGKADPLHTPEFARLLVQGLTWTVDSLPKPTAAR